CAAGGTCGTCGCGCTGTTCTCCTGCACCAGCCATTTGATGGACATCGGCGGCATCGGCTTCGGGCCTGATGCCACCGACGTGTTCATGGAGGGGCTCTACATCCCCATGCTGAAGCTGATCGACCAGGGCGTCGTCAACGAGACGTTGATGGCGATGATCCGAACCAACACGCGGCTGCCGATCGACACCGAGGGCGACACCTATTCGCTCGCGGGCTGCAACGACGTCGGCTGCGAGCGGCTCGTGGAGATGATGACCGAGTTCGGCATCGACACGCTGGACGAACTCGGCGACTACATCTGCGACCGCTCGCGCGAGGCCGTGCTCGCCGAAATCGCCAAGCTGCCGAAGGGCAGCTGGCGCAACACCATGGTGGTCGACGGCTATGATGCGCCGGTGACGCTGGCCGCGACGCTGACGATCTCCGATCAAGGCATCCACGTCGATTTCGACGGCACGTCGGTCGCTTCAAAGTTCGGCATCAACGTGCCGCTGTCCTACACCACGGCCTACACCGTGTTCGGCCTCGGTTGCGTCGTCGCCTCGCAGATCCCGAACAATGCCGGCTCGCTTTCGCCGCTGACGGTGTCGGCGCCTGCGGGCGCGATCCTCAATGCGCCCAAGCCCGCGCCGGTCGCCTCGCGCCACATCATCGGCCAGATGCTGCCGGACGTCGTGTTCGGCTGCCTGCGCCAGATCATTCCCGAGCGCGCGCCGGCGGAAGGCACCTCGTGCCTGTGGAATCTCAACGTGCGTGGCCAGACCCGCTCGGGAGTCGGCGGCAATTACGGGTTCTCGATGGCGGTCACCAGCAATGGCGGCACTGGCGCGCGCTTTGCGAAAGACGGTCTGTCGGCGACGGCCTATCCCAGCGGCGTGCGCGGCACGCCGGTCGAGATCGCGGAGACGCAGACGCCGTTGATCTTCTGGCGCAAGGAGTTGCGCCCGGATTCCGGCGGGGCAGGGCGCACTCGCGGCGGCCTCGGCCAGATCATCGAGGTCGGCAGCGGCGTCGATGCGCCGTTCGACATTCTCGCCGCATTCGACCGCATCGAGCATCCGCCGCGCGGCCGCGATGGCGGCAAGAACGGCGAGGCCGGCTATGTCGGTTTGAAATCCGGCAAGAAGCTGCGCGGCAAGGGCTTCCAGCAGGTCCCGCCGGACGACCGCCTGGTGGTGCACACGCCCGGTGGCGCCGGCATCGGCGCGCCGACGGAGCGGGATCGCGCTGCGGTCAGGGACGATGTCGAGAGCGGTCTCGTGTCGTCGGACAATGCGGCCGCAGTGTATGGCTATGCGCAGTGAGCCGCTGAAACAATTCGTCCCGGCCTCACCGGCCGGGACGACGCCTTGATGCTTTGAACTTACGCCGCCGCCTTCTTCCGCGCCTGCTCGGCCTTGTACAACTCGAACTCCTCCGCGACAGCCTTCGCGATCGAAGGTCGCTGGCGCAGGCGCTCGTAATACGCCTTCACGTTCGGCCATTTCGAAAGCTCGATCGGCGGCGTCGCCATGGTCCAGTTGATGACCGTGACGAGATAGGCATCGGCCACGCTGAAATGGTCGAGCAGGAACTCGCGGCCGTCGAGGAAATTGTCGAGATAGTCGAGCCGCGACAGGTTTTTCTCCAGGGCGTAAGCCTTGGTCTCCTGAGGCGCCTTGCGATCGAGCACGGGGATGAATAGCCCCTTGTGCAACTCGGTGCCGATGAAGCAGAGCCATTGGTGCAGCCGCGTGCGGTCGATGCCTTGTGTTGCGCCGAGTCCGGATTGCGGGAAACGGTCGGCGACATATTGCAGAATCGCCGCGTTCTCGGTCAGCACGACGCCTTCGTCGGTGCGCAGCGTCGGCACCAGGCCGATCGGATTGACGGTGCGGAAGTCGGAGCCGTCCTTGAGCACTGTCTTGGTCGGTGAATCGACTTCGAGATAGTTCGCATCAGCGCCGGCCTCATAGAGCGCGACGCGCGTCGCCATGGAGCAGGCGAGCGGCGAGAAATAAAGATCCATCTGGTGCCTCCTTGGGCAGTTCCTCTCGTGAGTATCGCTCAACCTGGCCAGATTGATTTTTGTACTGTCCTGCATAATATGGGATGGGTCAAGGATTAATTTGCGATATGGTACAAAAATCGAAGCCGCCAGCTGCTGTCAATGAACCCGAGCGCCCCAAGCGCCGCGGCCGCCCGCGCGCCTATGAGCCCGATGTCGCCCTCGGCAAGGCGCTCGATCTGTTCCGCAAGCAGGGTTTTGCCGCGACGTCGCTCGACGATCTCAGCGAAGCCACCGGGATGAACCGGCCGAGCCTTTACGGTGCCTTCGGCGACAAGCGCGAACTCTACATCAAGAGTTACCAGCGCTACCGAGAGGACGCCCGCGCATCGATGATCGAGATCTTTCGCCAGGAGATGCCGGTGCGCCAGCGGCTGGAGCGCATCTATGCCGCCGCGCTGAACATCTATCTCTCGGGCGAGACCGGCCCGCGCGGCTGCTTCACGGTGGTAACGGCCGCGTCAGAGGCGGTGGGCGATCCCGAGATTCGCGCCATGGTGCTGGAGGGGCTCACCGACCTCGACAAGGCCTTTGCAAATTGCTTCCGCCGCGCCAAGGAGAAGGGCGAGCTGCCTGCGAGTGCGGATCCCGCGGCGCTCGCGCAACTCGCCTCCGCCACCATCCACACCATCGCCATCCGCTCCCGCGCGCGCGTGCCGCGCAAGGAGCTGGAAGCGATCGTCAAGGGCGCGATCGATGTGATGGTGGGGGCAGGCGCGAAGGCATGAGCTGTCGTCGGGACGACATCGTATTTGTAATGCGAGCTATCTCCCCAACGTCGTCCTGGCGAAAGCCAGGATGAGGCGCGACCCCACCCGACTACGCCGCGCGGATCTGCGCGAGGAAGCGGTCCACTTCGTCGCGCAGGCGCTGCGACTGTTTTGACAGTTCGACGGCGGAGGCCAGCACCTCT
The genomic region above belongs to Bradyrhizobium sp. CCBAU 53338 and contains:
- a CDS encoding hydantoinase B/oxoprolinase family protein, which codes for MSKVKGASLIDLQIMWHRLIAVVEEQAQVLLRTAFSPIVRECGDLSAGVFDLRGRMLAQAVTGTPGHVNSMAESVKHFIDHFPLATMKAGDAYITNDPWMGTGHLNDFVVTTPCFKDGKVVALFSCTSHLMDIGGIGFGPDATDVFMEGLYIPMLKLIDQGVVNETLMAMIRTNTRLPIDTEGDTYSLAGCNDVGCERLVEMMTEFGIDTLDELGDYICDRSREAVLAEIAKLPKGSWRNTMVVDGYDAPVTLAATLTISDQGIHVDFDGTSVASKFGINVPLSYTTAYTVFGLGCVVASQIPNNAGSLSPLTVSAPAGAILNAPKPAPVASRHIIGQMLPDVVFGCLRQIIPERAPAEGTSCLWNLNVRGQTRSGVGGNYGFSMAVTSNGGTGARFAKDGLSATAYPSGVRGTPVEIAETQTPLIFWRKELRPDSGGAGRTRGGLGQIIEVGSGVDAPFDILAAFDRIEHPPRGRDGGKNGEAGYVGLKSGKKLRGKGFQQVPPDDRLVVHTPGGAGIGAPTERDRAAVRDDVESGLVSSDNAAAVYGYAQ
- a CDS encoding glutathione binding-like protein, encoding MDLYFSPLACSMATRVALYEAGADANYLEVDSPTKTVLKDGSDFRTVNPIGLVPTLRTDEGVVLTENAAILQYVADRFPQSGLGATQGIDRTRLHQWLCFIGTELHKGLFIPVLDRKAPQETKAYALEKNLSRLDYLDNFLDGREFLLDHFSVADAYLVTVINWTMATPPIELSKWPNVKAYYERLRQRPSIAKAVAEEFELYKAEQARKKAAA
- a CDS encoding TetR/AcrR family transcriptional regulator, with the protein product MVQKSKPPAAVNEPERPKRRGRPRAYEPDVALGKALDLFRKQGFAATSLDDLSEATGMNRPSLYGAFGDKRELYIKSYQRYREDARASMIEIFRQEMPVRQRLERIYAAALNIYLSGETGPRGCFTVVTAASEAVGDPEIRAMVLEGLTDLDKAFANCFRRAKEKGELPASADPAALAQLASATIHTIAIRSRARVPRKELEAIVKGAIDVMVGAGAKA